From the genome of Methanofollis sp. UBA420:
GTTCGCCCGAGCTGGCAGAAGCGCTCATATACAGCGGAAACTTCACGTCTCTCCCTCATATCCAGGACATGCCCGCCGTCAGGGAACTGAAAGAACGCGGGATCGTACCTGACGGATCGGTTTTTGTCCCTGGCCACGGGGCCGACGTGCTCTCCGGGTGTAAATTACCCCGGTCCTACGATGTCAGGCAGGGATGCACCCCCGAAGAGGCCGTGCGCTATGTCCTTGCCGACCACCATTCCTACTGGGACATAGGTAATGACGAACCGCTCAGGAAGATCTTTGAAGAGAGAGTCCGGTCTCTCTCCCCTGCGGTCCACGGGGACGACAGGGAGTCGGGAGCCAACGCCATCGAATTTTTTGATTACAGGGAGAGACAGGCGAAATATATCATCAACTCAGTCAGGACGTACGAATATTACGGGTATGAGTGGCGGACCCCCTTCTGGGACAACGAATTCATGGAGTTCTTCATGAAGGTTCCCCTGCAGTACAGGATGAAGCAGAGACTGTACATCCGTTTCGCACGGGAGAAGGCCTTCTCGGGCGACCTGAAAAAGTTAAAATCTATCGAATGTACGACCCGAATCGGCGATTCCCTCTCTCAGAGATGGATGTCGGCACAAAACAAACTCAGATTGGTCTACGACCGTATCGCGGACAGGGGAATCTATGCCCTGTGGTACCGGGATCTCCGGCCCCTCCTCCTCAAAAAGAATGCTCTTATGACAGATATCAGCGGCAGCAGGTATCCTCACGTCAGGACGATGGTAATGCAGCGCAGGCATGATCCATCTGCATTAACAATCATCAGCCTTCTGAACCTTGAATATCTCCTGCAATATGGAGATATTCCGCGTCTTGACGAAGGAAACCTGAAAAGCAAAAAAGAATGTATCTGGGAAGTCGGCATTCCCGAATACTCCAGAGAGACTCCTCGATGATTTCCCGCTTTTTTTTCACCCGGGATAAATATATATATCTGAATGAATATGGGATGGTCGGGGGGGCACGTGGCATACTTATCAGACAGGATGCAGGTTCCGGATTCTTCAGGATATAACGAAGCACTCCGACGGGTTCAGGATCTGGCCAGGAATGTACGGGGCCATGAGACGGTTAAAACAGATCATATTGATTACTCGCTTC
Proteins encoded in this window:
- a CDS encoding asparagine synthase-related protein, with translation MSLSVRDSDDIAGLFSHLNGEYAIVVDAPDCVLCAVDRVRSIPLFYSRTQGGLLVADEAQALKQSVHAVPDDIRAAEFLVTGFVTGRDTLFDRIEQIQAGEFLLHDKITGKTDLSPHYRYGHGDFFPVSEEDMIERLDQVCTNVFARLITTTVDQGKHIVVPLSGGLDSRVLVALLKRLGVEDVTCFTYGIRNNRESRFSREVAAALGYPWHFIEYTPAKWADLYRSPELAEALIYSGNFTSLPHIQDMPAVRELKERGIVPDGSVFVPGHGADVLSGCKLPRSYDVRQGCTPEEAVRYVLADHHSYWDIGNDEPLRKIFEERVRSLSPAVHGDDRESGANAIEFFDYRERQAKYIINSVRTYEYYGYEWRTPFWDNEFMEFFMKVPLQYRMKQRLYIRFAREKAFSGDLKKLKSIECTTRIGDSLSQRWMSAQNKLRLVYDRIADRGIYALWYRDLRPLLLKKNALMTDISGSRYPHVRTMVMQRRHDPSALTIISLLNLEYLLQYGDIPRLDEGNLKSKKECIWEVGIPEYSRETPR